Proteins encoded within one genomic window of Pygocentrus nattereri isolate fPygNat1 chromosome 11, fPygNat1.pri, whole genome shotgun sequence:
- the mon2 gene encoding protein MON2 homolog isoform X4: MSTTSPEAVKKLLENMQTDLRSLSMECKKKFPPVKEAAESGIVKIKTIAARNTDILAALKENSSEVVQPFLMGCGTKEPKITQLCLAAIQRLMSHEVVSEAAAGNIINMLWQLMENGLEELKLLQTVLVLLTTNTVVHDEVLSKAIVLCFRLHFTKDNITNNTAAATVRQVVTVVFERMVAEDEKFKGMAEQPPAVQGNSNRRSVSTLRPSAKDAYMLFQDLCQLVNADAPYWLVGMTEMTRTFGLELLESVLNDFPGVFLQHQEFSFLLKERVCPLVIKLFSPNIKFRQGSSSSAASPAPVEKPYFPICMRLLRVVSVLIKHFYSLLVTECEIFLSLLVKFLDGEKPQWLRAVAVESVHRLCVQPHLLRSFCQSYDMKQHSTKVFRDIVNALGSFIQSLFIVPSVGNASSTNTPTGGSASSAQASAQGGTGATGGSGGLTTQAAFEYRGTWIPLMTVSVQGSAKATYLEMLDKVEPPSIPEGYAMSVAFSALLDLVRGITSMIERELAKEEEEAAARVGSEPAASAQSEDSSQEPQPHQVWEEMVSACWCGLLAALSLLLDASTDETATESILKAELTMASLCGRLGLVTPRDAFITAICKASLPPHYALTVLSSNAANLSSKTYSIQGQNVQIISPSSESHQQVVAVGQPLTSQPQGTVVLTAKNIQCMRTLLNLAHCHGAVLGTSWQLVLATLQHLVWILGLKPGVGGALKPGRAVEGPSTVLTTAVMTDLPVISSILSRLFESSQYLDDVSLHHLINALCSLSMEAMEMAYGNNKEPSLFAVAKLLETGLVNMDRIEILWRPLTAHLLEKVCQHPNARMREWGAEAVTSLIKAGLAYKHDPPLSQNQRLQLLLLNPLKELSNILHADIRQKQLECVLQILQSQGDSLGPGWPLVLGVIGAIRNDQGESLIRTAFQCLQLVVTDFLPTMPCTCLQIVVDVAGSFGLQNQELNISLTSIGLLWNISDYFFQRGEIITEELEKEEAVLLKQSRENGEPLNRPFHPAPPFDCLWLCLYAKLGELCVDPRPAVRKSAGQTMFSTIAAHGTLLQQATWHIVVWKVLFHLLDCVRKSSTTADKEKIESGGGNILIHHSRDTAEKQWAETWVLTLAGVARIFNTRRYLLQQLGDFFNAWEVLLDHIQSAALSKNNEVSLAALKSFQEILQLVTPVKDTDKPDALGAMDIPPVLMDPLTASGPGRPLPRSDSLAERLAQRYGAQPPPPPPGEEQDDSALWWSAWSTWYRTGIECTRPPSGGTDKLAFVPSQPFLTALIQIFPALYQHIAGGFSMEDLRKLGVILHGAVSVPISSDASPFILPSYTEAVLTSLQEAVLTALDVLQKAICVGPETLQVMYPAIFEQLLQFVEFSCKPPQYGKMETKHVANAKYNQIQLFAPAEWVALNYVPFAERSLEEVVDLYHKTACHKAVINEKVLQSIIKTLRMPLGLKYACPAESTWKLAVSSLLKVLSIGLPVARQQASSGKFDTMWPELANAFEDFLFTKSTPPDNLSIQEFQKNESIDVEVVQLISTEILPYANFIPKEFVGQIMAMLNKGSIHSQSSSFTEAEIDIRMREEFSKVCFETLLQFSFSNKASTPQEGYISRMALSVLLQRAQDVLRRYVEDERLSGRCPLPRQQVTEIIFVLKAVSTLMDSLKKTQPENVDGNTWAQVIALYPTLVECITCSSPEVSSALKEALGPFKDLMQPPVSKVQNGES; the protein is encoded by the exons GCTGCAGAATCTGGTATTGTCAAGATTAAGACAATCGCTGCAAGAAACACCGACATCCTTGCAG CTCTAAAGGAGAATAGCTCAGAGGTAGTGCAGCCATTCCTTATGGGCTGTGGCACCAAGGAGCCCAAAATCACTCAGCTGTGTCTGGCTGCCATTCAGAGACTGATGTCCCACGAGGTGGTGTCAGAG GCAGCAGCGGGAAACATCATTAATATGTTGTGGCAGCTTATGGAGAATGGCCTTGAGGAGCTGAAGCTACTACAGACTGTTCTTGTACTGCTAACCACCAACACCGTAGTGCATGATGAGGTCCTATCAAAG GCTATTGTGTTGTGCTTTCGTCTCCACTTCACTAAAGAcaacatcaccaacaacacagcAGCAGCTACAGTCAGACAGGTTGTCACTGTGGTATTTGAGAGAATGGTTGCTGAGGACGAGAAATTCAAAG GCATGGCGGAACAGCCTCCTGCTGTCCAAGGCAATAGTAACCGCAGGTCTGTGAGCACCCTCAGACCAAGTGCTAAAGATGCCTACATGCTTTTCCAG GACCTGTGTCAGCTGGTAAACGCTGATGCGCCCTACTGGTTGGTGGGTATGACTGAAATGACCCGGACATTTGGACTGGAACTGTTGGAATCGGTTTTAAATGACTTCCCAGGGGTCTTTCTGCAG CACCAGGAGTTCAGTTTTCTGCTGAAGGAGCGTGTATGTCCTCTGGTGATCAAGCTCTTCTCTCCCAACATCAAGTTTCGGcagggcagcagcagcagtgctgcATCTCCCGCACCTGTTGAGAAGCCCTATTTCCCCATCTGTATGCGCCTGCTCCGCGttgtctcagtgctcatcaagCACTTCTACAGCTTGCTG GTGACAGAGTGTGAAATTTTCCTGTCCCTGCTAGTTAAGTTTCTGGATGGAGAGAAGCCTCAGTGGCTAAGAGCTGTGGCTGTGGAGTCGGTACACCGGCTATGTGTTCAGCCACACCTGCTACG ATCTTTTTGCCAGTCATATGACATGAAGCAGCACTCCACCAAAGTGTTCAGAGACATTGTCAATGCCCTTGGCTCCTTCATCCAGTCTCTATTCATTGTACCCAGTGTGGGAAACGCCTCCTCTACCAACACGCCCACAG GTGGTTCAGCATCTAGTGCTCAGGCATCAGCTCAGGGCGGCACAGGAGCAACAGGGGGCAGTGGGGGATTGACCACTCAGGCTGCCTTTGAGTACCGTGGCACCTGGATCCCTCTAATGACTGTCAGTGTGCAGGGCAGTGCCAAGGCCACCTA TCTGGAGATGCTAGATAAGGTGGAGCCACCTTCCATCCCTGAGGGCTATGCCATGTCTGTGGCCTTTAGTGCCCTGCTGGACCTGGTCCGGGGCATCACCTCTATGATCGAGAGAGAGCTGGctaaagaggaagaggaggccgCAGCCAGGGTCGGCTCAGAGCCTGCTGCCTCAGCACAGAGTGAGGACAGCTCACAGGAACCAC AACCTCATCAGGTATGGGAGGAGATGGTGAGTGCATGCTGGTGTGGTCTGCTGGCAGCCCTGTCTCTCCTACTGGATGCTAG taCGGATGAGACTGCCACCGAGAGCATCCTTAAGGCTGAGTTGACGATGGCGTCTCTGTGTGGTCGCCTTGGTTTGGTGACTCCTCGAGATGCGTTCATCACAGCCATCTGCAAAGCCTCACTGCCTCCGCATTACGCTCTCACAGTCCTCAGCAGTAACGCGGCCAACCTCTCCAGCAAAA CATACTCTATCCAAGGCCAGAATGTGCAAATAATCAGTCCATCCAGTGAGTCTCATCAGCAGGTGGTGGCAGTGGGACAGCCCCTCACATCACAACCCCAGGGCACTGTAGTG ctcacagccaaaaacatccagtgtaTGCGGACTCTCTTGAACCTGGCTCATTGCCACGGGGCTGTATTGGGAACCTCCTGGCAGCTTGTGCTTGCTACCCTGCAG CATCTGGTATGGATTCTGGGTCTAAAACCAGGAGTTGGAGGAGCGTTGAAGCCTGGCAGAGCGGTTGAGGGTCCGAGTACT GTTCTTACAACTGCTGTAATGACTGACCTGCCCGTCATCTCCAGCATCCTCTCCAGACTCTTTGAAAGCTCACA GTACTTGGATGATGTCTCCCTCCATCACTTGATCAATGCCTTGTGTTCCCTGTCCATGGAAGCTATGGAGATGGCATATGGAAATAACAAG GAACCGTCTCTGTTTGCAGTCGCTAAGCTGTTGGAAACGGGCCTGGTGAATATGGACCGTATAGAGATCTTGTGGAGACCCCTAACTGCACATCTACTGGAG AAG gtgtgCCAGCACCCTAATGCTCGTATGAGGGAGTGGGGAGCCGAGGCTGTTACGTCTCTAATCAAAGCTGGCCTTGCCTACAAGCATGACCCTCCCCTGTCTCAGAACCAG AGGCTGCAGCTGTTGTTGTTGAACCCTCTGAAGGAGCTGTCTAACATACTGCATGCTGACATCAGGCAGAAACAGCTCGAATGTGTTCTGCAGATTCTGCAGAGTCAAGGAGATAGCCTTGGTCCAGGCTGGCCTCTAGTGCTGGGGGTCATCGGAGCAATCCGCAATGATCAGGG TGAATCCTTAATCCGAACAGCCTTCCAATGTCTCCAGTTGGTGGTGACTGACTTTTTACCCACCATGCCTTGTACGTGCCTCCAGATCGTCGTGGATGTAGCTGGCAGCTTTGGTCTTCAAAACCAGGAACTGAATATCAGCCTGACCTCTATAGGGCTTTTG TGGAACATTTCAGACTATTTCTTCCAGCGGGGAGAGATCATTACAGAGGAGCTAGAAAAGGAGGAGGCTGTTCTGCTAAAACAGTCCCGAGAGAACGGAGAGCCTCTGAACAGACCCTTTCATCCTGCTCCCCCGTTCGACTGTCTGTGGTTGTGTCTCTACGCCAAGCTGGGAGAACTGTGTGTAGATCCTCGGCCTGCCGTCAGGAAAAGTGCTGGACAAACAATGTTCTCAACTATTGCTGCCCATGGAACCCTGCTGCAGCAGGCCACGTGGCACATAGTGGTGTGGAAG GTGCTTTTTCACTTACTGGACTGCGTGAGGAAGTCTTCCACCACTGCAGATAAGGAGAAGATTGAATCAGGTGGCGGAAACATCCTCATCCACCACTCACGGGACACTGCAGAGAAACAATGGGCAGAGACTTGGGTGCTGACCTTAGCTGGCGTTGCTCGCATCTTTAACACCAGGAGATACCTGCTCCAGCAACTGG GTGATTTCTTCAATGCCTGGGAGGTCTTACTGGACCACATTCAGTCAGCAGCACTtagcaaaaacaatgaagtatcCCTCGCTGCCCTTAAGAGTTTTCAGGAGATCCTCCAGCTGGTCACACCTGTTAAAGACACGGACAAGCCAGATGCTCTGGGTGCTATGGACATTCCCCCTGTGCTCATGGACCCACTCACGGCATCAGGCCCTGGCAGACCCCTGCCTCGCTCAGACTCTCTCGCTGAGCGACTGGCTCAACGCTACGGTGCCCAGCCTCCACCGCCTCCACCTGGAGAGGAGCAGGACGACTCTGCCCTCTGGTGGTCAGCATGGAGCACTTGGTACCGAACAGGGATTGAATGCACGAGGCCTCCGAGTGGTGGCACAGATAAACTAGCCTTTGTGCCCAGTCAGCCCTTTCTAACAGCGCTGATCCAGATTTTTCCTGCCCTCTACCAGCACATAGCAGGCGGATTTAGCATGGAGGACTTGCGCAAGTTGGGGGTCATACTGCATGGAGCAGTGTCTGTACCCATAAGCTCAGACGCTTCCCCCTTTATTCTGCCCTCCTACACAGAGGCAGTGCTCACTAGTCTACAGGAGGCTGTACTCACAGCACTGGATGTGCTGCAGAAG GCAATCTGTGTTGGTCCTGAGACCCTGCAGGTGATGTACCCTGCTATCTTTGAGCAGCTCCTACAGTTTGTCGAGTTCTCTTGCAAGCCGCCACAGTACGGCAAAATGGAAACCAAGCATGTGGCTAATGCTAAATATAATCAG ATCCAACTGTTTGCACCG GCAGAATGGGTGGCCTTAAATTATGTGCCGTTTGCTGAGAGGTCTCTTGAGGAGGTGGTAGACCTGTATCACAAAACTGCCTGCCACAAAGCTGTCATTAATGAGAAAGTGTTACAGAGCATCATTAAG ACTCTGAGAATGCCCTTGGGGCTGAAGTATGCCTGTCCTGCAGAGAGCACCTGGAAGCTGGCAGTTTCCTCTCTGCTCAAAGTTCTCTCCATTGGCCTCCCTGTCGCCCGGCAGCAGGCCTCCTCGGGCAAGTTTGACACTATGTGGCCCGAGCTAGCCAATGCCTTTGAGGACTTCCTCTTCACCAAAAG CACACCTCCTGATAACCTGTCCATTCAAGAGTTCCAGAAGAATGAGTCCATTGATGTTGAG GTGGTGCAGTTGATTAGCACAGAGATTTTGCCCTATGCCAATTTCATCCCCAAAGAGTTTGTAGGTCAGATCATGGCCATGCTCAACAAAGGATCCATCCACTCCCAGTCCTCTTCCTTTACAG agGCAGAGATTGATATCCGGATGCGGGAGGAGTTCTCTAAAGTGTGCTTTGAGACCCTCTTGCAGTTTTCCTTCAGTAATAAAGCAAGTACACCACAGGAGGGCTATATCTCGCGCATGGCtctctcagtgttgctgcagagAGCACAGGACGTGCTCCGCAGATATGTCGAGGACGAGAGACTCAGCGGACGCTGCCCACTGCCTAG gCAACAAGTGACAGAAATCATTTTTGTCTTAAAAGCTGTTAGCACGCTCATGGATTCCCTCAAAAAGACACAACCTGAGAATG TGGATGGGAATACCTGGGCTCAGGTGATTGCTCTATACCCCACGCTGGTGGAGTGTATCACCTGCTCTTCTCCCGAGGTCAGCTCTGCTCTGAAGGAGGCTCTGGGGCCTTTCAAAGACTTAATGCAGCCGCCAGTGTCCAAAGTGCAGAATGGGGAGTCGTGA